The proteins below come from a single Xyrauchen texanus isolate HMW12.3.18 chromosome 3, RBS_HiC_50CHRs, whole genome shotgun sequence genomic window:
- the pigw gene encoding phosphatidylinositol-glycan biosynthesis class W protein: MASSEGKIEFVSNLNGTTLTEVSLGSLLAPLCFLSRGLFLIVFRMRKGVLPLSKGAHLLLDFTTLIMPLVLSCTVLSDILHFVIMGLAVVDLAVIYHVYKNGKHPFRGSFNGVIDRFAQSSVESNLVPFVTVFRVLVNVKTAISILAVDFSVYPRRYAKAETYGTGVMDFGVGAYVMANALVCPEARGKDIRGSKIGHVLKQFLSVWPLVLLGLMRLASVKSTGYHEHVSEYGVHWNFFFTLAIVRVVASVLLVVFPVNASWLLALLIGGTYQLVLETTDLKSFLIHNDERTGFLQANREGIFSVVGYVAIYMAGVQVGHYLMQRRTSVKAWVGVIRNLLLTSFGLFFTLYLCQTYTEPVSRRMANFSFCIWTVAQSMFFLSCISCADLVLLFSKAISNVSLVSSSWSPCPHKSVNSSRDEKIRTNMDALCLIQSVSRNQLLYFLLANIMTGLTNVLVDTLNSSDVLAVSVLLSYMFMNSLVIFILHINKITIKFW; this comes from the coding sequence ATGGCATCATCAGAAGGGAAGATTGAATTTGTCAGCAACCTCAATGGGACAACTCTGACGGAGGTATCGCTGGGATCCCTCTTAGCCCCACTGTGTTTTCTCAGCCGCGGACTCTTTCTGATAGTGTTCCGCATGCGAAAAGGGGTCCTTCCACTATCCAAGGGAGCCCATCTCCTGTTGGACTTCACGACACTGATAATGCCTTTGGTCCTGTCATGCACCGTACTTAGCGACATTCTACACTTTGTCATCATGGGCCTAGCTGTTGTTGACTTGGCTGTCATATACCATGTGTATAAGAACGGAAAGCATCCTTTTCGAGGTTCCTTCAATGGTGTGATTGACAGATTTGCCCAAAGCAGTGTAGAATCAAACCTGGTCCCATTCGTAACTGTATTCCGAGTTTTAGTCAATGTGAAGACGGCCATAAGCATTTTAGCTGTCGATTTTAGTGTGTACCCTAGACGTTATGCCAAAGCTGAGACGTATGGAACAGGCGTGATGGATTTTGGTGTTGGAGCGTATGTAATGGCCAATGCACTGGTGTGTCCTGAGGCTAGAGGAAAGGACATTCGAGGGTCAAAGATCGGTCACGTGTTAAAGCAGTTTCTGTCCGTCTGGCCCTTGGTTCTGTTGGGGTTGATGAGGCTTGCAAGCGTCAAGTCAACCGGCTACCATGAGCATGTGTCGGAGTATGGAGTTCACTGGAACTTCTTCTTCACGTTAGCCATTGTCAGAGTGGTGGCGTCTGTACTATTAGTCGTGTTTCCTGTGAACGCCTCTTGGCTTCTTGCTCTACTCATTGGTGGAACCTACCAGCTGGTCTTGGAGACAACCGATCTCAAGTCCTTTCTCATCCACAATGACGAGCGCACAGGCTTTCTGCAGGCCAACAGAGAGGGTATCTTCTCGGTGGTGGGTTACGTAGCCATCTATATGGCCGGAGTTCAGGTTGGTCACTATCTGATGCAGAGAAGAACTTCAGTTAAAGCCTGGGTCGGAGTGATCCGTAACCTTCTGTTAACCAGCTTCGGGTTATTCTTCACCCTATACCTATGCCAGACGTACACCGAGCCAGTGTCCCGTAGAATGGCAAACTTTTCTTTCTGTATTTGGACTGTAGCCCAGTCCATGTTCTTTCTCTCTTGCATTAGCTGTGCTGATTTAGTGTTGCTTTTCTCGAAGGCGATCTCAAATGTTTCTCTCGTGTCTTCATCTTGGAGTCCATGTCCACATAAGTCGGTAAATTCATCAAGAGATGAGAAAATTAGAACAAATATGGACGCTTTATGCCTCATACAGTCCGTTAGTCGGAATCAGTTGTTATATTTCTTACTAGCAAATATCATGACAGGTTTGACCAATGTGTTAGTAGACACTCTGAACAGCAGTGATGTTTTGGCTGTAAGTGTTTTGCTGTCATATATGTTCATGAACAGTTTAGTTATATTCATTctgcatataaataaaataactatcaAGTTCTGGTAA